The DNA region TTCAAAATTCCATCGTGTGCCATCATCCCAATCTTTTCTTGAGTTTCCGTAAGACGGATATCCTCCGTTATCCTTCAACATTTTAGCTAAATGCATTAGATTATATGACATGAACGTTGTGTTTCGATTCGTAAATTCCGAATCGAAACCTACTGGTGGCTCAATTTTTTCTCCATTCCATTCGGTATCTCCATAACTGGGTCCGGGACCAACTTTTCCAATCCAACCTGCATCTGCCTGTGGTGGTATACTATAACCTATATGCTGAAGTGCATATAATAAGCCCATAGAACAATGTTTAACACCATCTTCATTACCGGTAATGATACAACCTCCGGCTTTGCCATAATACACGTATTGCCCCTTATCATTTTGGTACCCGCTCATAGCATATAGTCGTTCAATAAGCTTTGTAGCTACCGATGAACGTTCACCCAACCAAATAGGTGTACCT from Zobellia alginiliquefaciens includes:
- a CDS encoding flavodoxin family protein translates to MKKTDFSTLKAIFINCTLKKSPSKSHTRNLIDVSAKIMKSEGVDVEILRLADFDIPVGVQPDMTKEGYDKDDWPAIYDKVIAADILVIGTPIWLGERSSVATKLIERLYAMSGYQNDKGQYVYYGKAGGCIITGNEDGVKHCSMGLLYALQHIGYSIPPQADAGWIGKVGPGPSYGDTEWNGEKIEPPVGFDSEFTNRNTTFMSYNLMHLAKMLKDNGGYPSYGNSRKDWDDGTRWNFENPEYR